In a single window of the Limnochorda sp. L945t genome:
- the purM gene encoding phosphoribosylformylglycinamidine cyclo-ligase, which yields MGLEEDTMEPPAEGAPHGGARAREAPGYRAAGVDLEGKRALVQQLARIARTTPQAGVLQGIGGFAGALALADAAGAFEDPVLVAGADGVGTKLELLARLGRHRVAGVDCVAMCVNDVVAAGGRPLFFLDYLAMSRLDPEVASEVVEGVAEGCREAGCTLLGGETAEMPGFYGAGMYELAGFCVGVADRAAIERGMMARPGDVLVGLGSSGLHSNGFSLVRRILEQAGADLGAPAPFGQGPGAPPGTSTLREHGSLGERSVPPPPGITLGEALTQPTRIYARAALAMGAAVEVHALAHITGGGLPDNLSRVLPAGTRAVVERGSWPEPAVFRWLEETGRLSETEMFRVFNMGLGMVAAVAPADVEAAVALATAAGHAAWVVGRVEGPGLDPATTLSRGIRFTASAKQAQTGGWVEIVGR from the coding sequence GTGGGGCTGGAGGAGGACACCATGGAGCCGCCTGCTGAGGGCGCTCCCCACGGCGGGGCCCGAGCGCGCGAAGCGCCGGGCTACCGCGCCGCCGGGGTCGACCTCGAGGGGAAGCGGGCGCTCGTGCAGCAGCTCGCCCGTATCGCTCGAACCACACCACAGGCCGGAGTGCTGCAGGGCATCGGCGGGTTTGCGGGGGCGCTGGCGCTGGCAGATGCGGCGGGCGCTTTCGAGGACCCGGTGCTGGTCGCCGGCGCCGACGGGGTCGGTACCAAGCTGGAGCTCCTGGCGAGGCTGGGCCGCCACCGGGTGGCCGGGGTCGACTGTGTGGCGATGTGCGTCAACGACGTGGTGGCGGCGGGAGGGCGTCCCCTCTTCTTTCTCGACTACCTCGCCATGAGCCGGCTCGACCCGGAGGTGGCCTCGGAGGTCGTGGAGGGCGTCGCCGAAGGGTGCCGGGAAGCGGGGTGCACGTTGCTCGGCGGCGAGACGGCGGAGATGCCCGGGTTTTACGGGGCGGGCATGTACGAGCTCGCCGGCTTTTGTGTGGGGGTGGCGGACCGGGCGGCCATCGAACGGGGCATGATGGCCCGGCCCGGCGACGTGCTGGTGGGGCTGGGCTCGTCGGGCCTGCACTCCAACGGCTTCTCCCTCGTGCGCCGGATCCTGGAGCAAGCCGGAGCCGATCTGGGAGCGCCGGCGCCGTTCGGGCAGGGGCCGGGCGCGCCCCCGGGCACCAGCACGCTCCGGGAGCATGGCTCTCTCGGGGAGCGCAGCGTTCCACCCCCACCCGGCATCACGCTGGGAGAGGCGTTGACCCAGCCCACCCGGATCTACGCCCGGGCAGCGCTCGCCATGGGAGCCGCCGTCGAAGTGCACGCGCTCGCCCACATCACGGGCGGGGGCTTGCCCGACAACCTGTCCCGGGTACTGCCGGCCGGGACACGGGCAGTCGTGGAGCGGGGGTCGTGGCCGGAACCGGCGGTCTTCAGGTGGCTGGAAGAGACGGGGCGGCTCTCGGAGACGGAGATGTTTCGGGTTTTCAACATGGGGCTCGGCATGGTGGCCGCGGTGGCGCCGGCCGACGTAGAGGCCGCCGTGGCGCTGGCGACGGCGGCCGGGCATGCCGCCTGGGTCGTCGGGAGGGTCGAGGGGCCGGGGCTCGACCCGGCCACGACGCTGTCCAGGGGCATCCGGTTCACGGCCTCGGCCAAGCAGGCCCAAACCGGCGGGTGGGTCGAGATTGTCGGCCGGTGA
- the purN gene encoding phosphoribosylglycinamide formyltransferase produces the protein MRLGVLASGRGTNLQAILDACVNREVPARVVLVISDKPQAQALERARAAGVLAEYHDPRIHPGRASYDRHLADRLEEAGVELVCLAGFMRILGSAFVERFRHRILNIHPSLLPAFPGKDAQRQALEHGVKVSGCTVHLVDEGVDTGPIVLQAAVPVLEGDTEESLAERILQHEHRLYVEAIRLYAAGRLQLEGRRVRIVPGGACQGT, from the coding sequence TTGCGGCTGGGCGTGCTCGCCTCCGGCCGGGGCACCAACCTGCAGGCCATCCTGGACGCGTGCGTCAACCGGGAGGTGCCGGCGCGGGTCGTCCTGGTCATCTCGGACAAGCCGCAGGCGCAGGCGCTCGAGCGGGCCCGGGCGGCAGGGGTGCTCGCCGAGTACCACGACCCGCGGATCCACCCCGGCCGGGCCTCGTACGACCGCCACCTGGCCGACCGCCTCGAGGAGGCGGGCGTCGAGCTGGTCTGCCTGGCCGGCTTCATGCGCATCCTGGGGAGTGCCTTCGTGGAGCGCTTCCGGCACCGCATCCTCAACATCCACCCGTCGCTGTTGCCGGCGTTCCCGGGCAAGGATGCCCAGCGCCAGGCGCTCGAGCACGGGGTGAAGGTGAGCGGCTGCACCGTGCACCTGGTGGACGAGGGGGTCGACACGGGCCCCATCGTGCTGCAGGCAGCCGTGCCGGTGCTCGAAGGCGACACCGAAGAGAGCCTCGCCGAGCGTATCTTGCAGCACGAACACCGGCTCTACGTCGAAGCCATCCGGCTCTATGCCGCCGGGCGGCTGCAGCTCGAGGGGCGGCGGGTGCGCATCGTGCCCGGCGGCGCGTGTCAGGGCACTTAG
- the purD gene encoding phosphoribosylamine--glycine ligase → MKGTAVVVGGGGREHALAWALERSGQFARVYAAPGNAGTPHPVPLPAGAAEAAEALVTFAREHDTRLVVVGPEAPLAAGLADRLREAGVPVVGPSRSAARIESSKAFAKTVMARAGVPTAPFRIFFDPERALAYVRKAGRPLVVKADGLAAGKGAIVCDTPREAEQAVQSLMVQRTLGDAGGVVIVEERLEGRELSVMILTDGERALLLPPARDHKRLLDGDRGPNTGGMGAVAPVEGETGLQDVLQRIFYPVLRELAAAGSPFRGVLYAGLMLTPEGPQVLEFNCRAGDPETQAQLPLLDARRFTEALLAVAGVPGATLPDDPGWLWPGPLAGLEGRHAVCVVAASAGYPERPRTGDLVEGLEEAAGALEAADDGTLVFHAATRRRAGGRVETAGGRILNVVGLGATWDEARRRAYDRLSRISFDGMQYRSDIGLL, encoded by the coding sequence GTGAAAGGCACGGCGGTCGTGGTCGGCGGGGGCGGGCGCGAGCACGCGTTGGCCTGGGCGCTCGAGCGAAGCGGGCAGTTTGCCAGGGTCTACGCGGCGCCGGGCAACGCCGGCACGCCTCACCCGGTGCCGCTGCCGGCGGGGGCGGCCGAGGCCGCAGAGGCGCTCGTGACCTTCGCCCGGGAGCACGACACCAGGCTCGTGGTCGTCGGGCCCGAGGCGCCGCTGGCGGCGGGCCTGGCCGACCGTCTGCGGGAGGCCGGCGTGCCGGTGGTGGGGCCGTCGAGGTCGGCCGCCCGCATCGAGTCGTCGAAGGCGTTCGCCAAGACGGTCATGGCACGGGCGGGCGTGCCCACGGCTCCTTTTCGCATCTTCTTCGACCCCGAGCGGGCGCTCGCGTACGTGCGCAAAGCCGGGCGGCCGCTGGTGGTGAAAGCCGACGGGCTGGCGGCCGGCAAAGGGGCCATCGTCTGCGACACGCCCCGCGAGGCCGAACAGGCCGTGCAATCCCTCATGGTCCAACGAACCCTCGGAGACGCCGGCGGCGTCGTGATCGTCGAGGAGCGCCTCGAGGGCCGGGAACTCTCCGTGATGATCCTGACCGACGGCGAGCGAGCGCTGCTGCTCCCGCCGGCCCGGGACCACAAGCGCCTGCTCGACGGCGACCGAGGCCCCAACACCGGCGGGATGGGAGCAGTGGCTCCCGTCGAAGGAGAAACCGGCCTGCAGGACGTCCTGCAGCGCATCTTCTACCCGGTGCTGCGCGAGCTGGCCGCGGCCGGCTCCCCCTTCCGGGGTGTGCTGTACGCGGGATTGATGTTGACCCCCGAGGGGCCGCAGGTGCTGGAGTTCAACTGCCGGGCAGGCGACCCCGAAACCCAGGCGCAGCTACCGCTCCTGGACGCGCGACGGTTCACCGAGGCCCTGCTGGCCGTCGCCGGCGTCCCCGGCGCCACGCTACCGGACGACCCGGGGTGGCTGTGGCCGGGCCCTCTCGCCGGTCTCGAGGGCCGCCACGCCGTATGCGTCGTGGCGGCGTCGGCGGGGTATCCGGAGCGGCCGCGAACCGGAGACCTCGTGGAAGGGTTGGAAGAGGCTGCCGGAGCGTTGGAAGCCGCAGACGACGGCACCCTCGTCTTCCACGCGGCCACCCGCCGGAGGGCCGGCGGGCGGGTCGAGACGGCGGGCGGGCGGATCTTGAACGTCGTCGGGCTCGGCGCTACATGGGACGAGGCGCGCCGGCGCGCCTACGACCGGCTGAGCCGCATCTCGTTCGATGGGATGCAGTACCGGTCGGACATCGGCCTGCTATGA
- a CDS encoding dicarboxylate/amino acid:cation symporter, giving the protein MRLVNRILLGLVVGVLVGLVLNGVAQAGWVKGLDAYVLNPLGQIFLRLIKMLVAPLVLLSLIVGTAGMGNARKVGRVGAKIIAIYMITTALAVILGLVLAGVLAPGRGYQVPASFTFEPKPAPSVVDTLLNVIPTNPFEALMKGEMLQIIVFAILFGLALTALGERAKGLLQLLEVANEAVMKLIMWVMELAPYAVFALMARMVMAQGAGVLLPLGKYIVIVYVGCVLHAAWLYSLIVGWLGRISPIEFFKRAAPAMVVAFTTASSNATLPVTMQVSERNFGIRREIGSFTLPLGATVNMDGTALYQGVSALFLAQILGIPLTVSQMAIIVLSATLASIGTAGVPGAGVIMLAMVLQSVGIPVEAIGIIIGVDRVVDMVRTMMNVTGDLACTTAVARSEGAMEFPATIEVTTAGARQAVAG; this is encoded by the coding sequence GTGCGGCTCGTCAACCGGATCCTGCTCGGCCTCGTCGTCGGCGTCCTCGTGGGGTTGGTGCTCAACGGGGTAGCACAGGCCGGATGGGTCAAGGGGCTCGATGCGTACGTCCTCAACCCGTTGGGCCAGATCTTCCTGCGGCTCATCAAGATGCTCGTGGCGCCGCTCGTGCTGCTGTCCCTCATCGTGGGCACGGCCGGGATGGGCAACGCGCGTAAAGTGGGGCGGGTCGGCGCCAAGATCATCGCCATCTACATGATCACGACCGCCCTGGCCGTCATCCTCGGGCTCGTGCTGGCGGGGGTGTTGGCACCGGGCCGGGGCTATCAGGTGCCTGCCAGCTTCACGTTCGAGCCCAAGCCGGCTCCTTCCGTCGTCGACACGCTGCTCAACGTCATTCCAACCAACCCGTTCGAGGCGCTCATGAAAGGCGAGATGCTCCAGATCATCGTCTTCGCCATCCTGTTCGGGCTGGCGCTCACGGCACTCGGCGAACGGGCGAAAGGGCTCCTGCAGTTGTTGGAAGTGGCCAACGAAGCGGTCATGAAGCTCATCATGTGGGTCATGGAACTGGCCCCTTATGCGGTGTTCGCCCTGATGGCCCGCATGGTCATGGCGCAGGGTGCGGGCGTGCTCTTGCCGCTCGGGAAGTACATCGTCATCGTCTACGTGGGGTGCGTCCTGCACGCCGCCTGGCTCTACTCGCTCATCGTCGGGTGGCTCGGGCGCATCAGCCCCATCGAGTTCTTCAAGCGGGCGGCGCCGGCCATGGTGGTGGCGTTCACGACGGCGTCGAGCAATGCCACGCTGCCGGTCACGATGCAGGTCAGCGAGCGCAACTTCGGGATCCGGCGGGAGATCGGAAGCTTCACATTGCCGCTCGGGGCGACCGTCAACATGGACGGCACAGCGCTTTACCAGGGCGTGTCGGCGCTCTTCCTGGCACAGATCCTGGGAATCCCCCTGACGGTGTCGCAGATGGCCATCATCGTGCTCTCGGCCACGCTGGCGTCCATCGGGACGGCGGGCGTACCGGGAGCAGGGGTCATCATGCTGGCGATGGTCCTGCAGTCGGTGGGGATCCCCGTGGAGGCCATCGGTATCATCATCGGCGTCGACCGGGTGGTCGACATGGTCCGCACCATGATGAATGTCACGGGCGACCTGGCTTGCACGACGGCCGTAGCCCGGAGCGAGGGGGCCATGGAGTTTCCAGCGACCATCGAGGTGACGACCGCCGGCGCACGGCAGGCCGTGGCGGGGTGA
- a CDS encoding 4Fe-4S dicluster domain-containing protein: protein MPPKRRLLLHFLRSFGARSEPGPALPASRPRLAAGQGPFGAIEASKACTGCTMCAYFCPTGALERREEDGEIVLSHDPSSCTACGLCVDICHRHALRFVEVDPVRAVSGARDVLWRGRFNSPEERLKQAVLQRFSTSV from the coding sequence ATGCCGCCCAAGCGACGCCTCCTCCTGCATTTCCTCCGGTCGTTCGGAGCCCGATCGGAGCCCGGGCCTGCTCTTCCGGCTTCACGGCCCCGGCTCGCCGCGGGTCAGGGCCCGTTTGGGGCCATCGAAGCATCGAAAGCCTGCACGGGGTGTACGATGTGCGCCTACTTTTGCCCGACGGGCGCTCTGGAGCGGCGCGAGGAGGATGGCGAAATCGTCCTCTCCCATGACCCCTCCTCGTGCACGGCATGCGGGCTGTGCGTGGATATCTGCCACCGCCATGCCCTTCGCTTCGTGGAAGTCGACCCTGTCCGGGCCGTTTCCGGGGCCCGGGACGTGCTGTGGCGGGGCCGGTTCAACTCCCCGGAAGAACGCTTGAAGCAGGCTGTGCTCCAGAGATTCTCCACGTCCGTCTGA
- a CDS encoding IS256 family transposase, whose translation MPAYHVVSPNGKVQKVDRRKARKVPFLPESIQLPLRRLGEQVKGGLTALVLQLAVAALGEMMEAELAERVGPKGRHRRERPAYRHGQAKGWVVVLGRKVSVQRPRARSKDRQEVVLDTYLWAQQEDSLTEAVVARLLHGVSTRGYRETLDGTDALPGKGVSRSRISARFTQTMGRLLEERLTQRLDQGSIVALVVDGVRVGDSSVVVALGIDADGRKRLLGLREGATENEAVVKGLLQDLVERGLSSDQGLLVVMDGAKALRAAVRAVFGKQALVQRCQVHKKANVLDHLPESAKAWVARKLDQAYGEPDYSVAREALERLADRLEVEHPGAADSLREGLDETLTLHRLGIPGLLRLSLASTNTVESALSVVRAKAGRVKRWRSGQHAERWVGIGLLAAESRFRRIRGYRLIPMLQAALRRAIGAEVAMSEPVLATG comes from the coding sequence ATGCCAGCATATCACGTGGTCAGCCCGAATGGGAAGGTTCAGAAGGTCGACCGCCGGAAGGCTCGAAAGGTACCGTTTTTGCCCGAAAGCATCCAGCTTCCCCTGCGCCGGCTGGGGGAGCAGGTGAAGGGGGGCCTGACGGCGCTGGTGCTGCAGCTGGCTGTTGCGGCCCTCGGGGAGATGATGGAAGCCGAGCTGGCCGAGCGGGTCGGACCCAAGGGGCGGCATCGCCGGGAGCGTCCCGCCTACCGCCATGGCCAGGCAAAGGGCTGGGTGGTGGTGCTGGGCCGCAAGGTGAGCGTCCAGCGTCCTCGGGCCCGCTCCAAAGACCGCCAGGAGGTGGTGCTCGACACCTACCTGTGGGCCCAGCAGGAGGACAGCCTGACCGAAGCGGTGGTGGCCCGGCTGCTCCACGGGGTGTCGACCCGGGGCTATCGGGAGACGCTGGACGGGACCGACGCGCTCCCGGGTAAGGGGGTCTCCCGAAGCCGGATCAGTGCCCGCTTCACCCAGACCATGGGTCGGCTGCTGGAGGAGCGCCTGACCCAGCGGCTCGATCAGGGGTCCATCGTCGCCTTGGTCGTCGATGGGGTGCGGGTGGGCGACTCCTCGGTGGTGGTGGCCTTGGGCATCGATGCCGACGGGCGCAAGCGGCTGTTGGGCTTGCGGGAAGGGGCGACGGAAAACGAAGCGGTGGTCAAGGGACTGCTGCAAGACCTGGTTGAGCGGGGTCTGTCCTCCGATCAGGGGCTGTTGGTGGTGATGGACGGGGCCAAGGCCTTGCGGGCCGCCGTCCGAGCCGTCTTCGGAAAGCAGGCCCTCGTCCAGCGGTGTCAGGTCCATAAGAAGGCGAACGTGCTGGACCACCTGCCGGAGTCGGCGAAGGCCTGGGTGGCCCGCAAGCTGGACCAGGCCTACGGGGAGCCGGACTACAGCGTCGCCAGGGAGGCCCTGGAGCGCCTGGCCGACCGGCTCGAGGTGGAGCACCCGGGGGCAGCGGACAGCCTGCGGGAGGGGTTGGACGAAACCCTGACGCTGCACCGGCTGGGCATCCCGGGCCTGCTGCGGCTGTCGCTGGCCTCCACCAACACGGTGGAGTCGGCGCTGTCGGTGGTGCGCGCCAAGGCGGGGCGGGTGAAGCGCTGGCGTTCTGGTCAGCACGCCGAGCGGTGGGTGGGGATAGGGCTTCTGGCGGCTGAATCCCGCTTTCGGCGGATTCGCGGCTACCGCCTGATCCCCATGCTTCAGGCCGCTCTGCGCCGAGCCATCGGAGCCGAAGTGGCCATGAGCGAGCCTGTACTCGCTACCGGTTGA
- a CDS encoding ATP-binding protein, with amino-acid sequence MAVRGFQPWADELAALQTDNFEVHPEQCVRVRHRQARCTRCADFCPTGAIQIGTALKVVPLRCAQCGLCLAACPTGVFGPKRPGDADIMAGLERAAQRSEQVVFACSLLLRKHRRMRSHPGLVELDCLGRLHESLLVGAVAAGARDVVLSDGLCERCTYEVGRKLANDRVATTRTLLDALGMEAAVRFSEQALPGMPALQDRGTERAAASATGPAGSWSRGQADGPRRCPRLCGI; translated from the coding sequence ATGGCGGTTCGGGGCTTTCAACCGTGGGCAGATGAGCTGGCAGCTCTTCAAACGGATAACTTCGAGGTTCATCCGGAGCAGTGCGTGCGGGTGCGGCACCGGCAGGCCAGGTGCACGCGGTGTGCGGATTTCTGCCCCACCGGAGCCATCCAGATCGGCACGGCCTTGAAGGTGGTGCCGCTGCGCTGTGCCCAGTGCGGCCTCTGTCTGGCAGCCTGCCCGACAGGCGTCTTTGGGCCGAAGCGACCCGGTGATGCCGACATCATGGCCGGCCTGGAGCGGGCCGCCCAACGTAGCGAGCAGGTAGTTTTCGCCTGTTCGCTTCTTCTTCGGAAGCACCGCCGGATGCGCTCGCATCCCGGGCTGGTCGAGTTGGACTGCCTCGGCAGGCTTCACGAGTCGCTGCTGGTGGGCGCCGTGGCGGCCGGCGCCCGTGACGTCGTGCTGTCCGACGGACTTTGCGAGCGATGTACCTACGAGGTGGGCCGCAAGCTTGCCAATGATCGGGTCGCCACCACCCGCACGCTGCTGGACGCGCTGGGCATGGAAGCAGCGGTCCGTTTTTCCGAGCAGGCGTTACCGGGGATGCCCGCACTGCAGGACCGCGGTACAGAGCGTGCTGCTGCGTCAGCCACCGGCCCGGCAGGCTCGTGGTCCAGAGGGCAGGCCGATGGTCCGCGACGTTGTCCCAGGTTATGTGGAATTTGA
- the nrfD gene encoding NrfD/PsrC family molybdoenzyme membrane anchor subunit, whose amino-acid sequence MGLQSTWGPLVAWDFFLGGAGAGAYLMAVWLGWTDRRHGWLARTGIVLGPVLVALGALLLLMDLGEPLRFWRGYSRPGSSVMSVGVWLVSLFLVLGAVHLARQLRAWREGVVLGWLAGLNGVFALGVMLYPGLLVGVVKAVPFWNTPLWPVLFVVAGLSAGVAVLVGAAQLSRRSGGRPDAVEEAMGVLARAMAVLVGLEALGLLAVLVVASGSGLTAAASVAYLVSGGYAWAFWLGLVGLGLVVPLVWSVLAWSSRSGGGVGNLVPWGTVAAVCLLVGAVVLRYSVLAAGLARPVIP is encoded by the coding sequence ATGGGCCTGCAGAGCACATGGGGGCCGCTGGTGGCCTGGGATTTCTTCCTGGGGGGCGCCGGGGCGGGCGCCTACCTGATGGCCGTGTGGCTGGGGTGGACGGACCGCCGGCACGGGTGGCTGGCTCGGACGGGCATCGTGCTGGGGCCGGTGCTGGTGGCGTTGGGGGCGCTGCTCCTGCTGATGGACCTGGGGGAGCCCCTGCGCTTCTGGCGAGGCTATAGCCGGCCCGGGTCGTCGGTGATGTCGGTGGGGGTGTGGCTGGTCAGCCTGTTCTTGGTGCTGGGGGCCGTGCACCTCGCCCGGCAACTGCGCGCATGGCGCGAGGGTGTGGTTCTAGGCTGGCTGGCGGGGCTCAACGGGGTATTCGCGCTGGGCGTGATGCTCTACCCGGGACTGCTGGTGGGCGTGGTAAAGGCGGTGCCGTTTTGGAACACCCCGCTTTGGCCGGTGCTGTTCGTGGTGGCGGGTCTGTCGGCGGGGGTAGCGGTGCTGGTAGGGGCAGCGCAGCTCAGCCGGCGGTCGGGCGGACGACCGGATGCAGTCGAGGAGGCCATGGGGGTGCTGGCGCGGGCCATGGCGGTGCTGGTGGGGCTGGAGGCCCTGGGGCTTCTCGCGGTGCTGGTGGTGGCCTCTGGCTCCGGGCTGACGGCCGCAGCCTCGGTGGCGTACCTGGTAAGCGGGGGGTACGCGTGGGCCTTCTGGCTGGGGCTGGTGGGTCTGGGGCTGGTGGTGCCGCTGGTCTGGTCGGTGCTGGCCTGGTCGAGCCGATCGGGCGGCGGCGTTGGCAACCTGGTGCCTTGGGGGACGGTGGCGGCGGTGTGCCTGCTGGTAGGAGCTGTGGTGCTGCGCTACAGCGTGCTGGCCGCGGGGCTGGCCCGGCCGGTGATCCCGTGA
- the dsrO gene encoding sulfate reduction electron transfer complex DsrMKJOP subunit DsrO, with protein MRYGMVIDLARCIGCQSCTAFCKVKNGTPPGVFLSKVLVHEVGRYPNTQVVYQPMLCMHCEQAPCVQVCPTGASYKRPDGIVAVDADRCMGCRYCVAACPYGARSFVESLQPYYPGFEPTPYEKVAHANHQAGVVEKCNFCMDRIERGEEPACVQTCPAKARTFGDLDDPNSEVSKLIARRHGYQLLAELGTNPSVYYLPA; from the coding sequence ATGAGATACGGGATGGTCATTGATCTGGCGAGATGTATCGGCTGCCAATCATGTACGGCCTTCTGCAAAGTCAAGAACGGAACCCCTCCAGGGGTCTTCTTGAGCAAGGTGCTCGTGCATGAGGTGGGGCGATATCCGAACACTCAGGTCGTCTACCAGCCCATGCTGTGCATGCACTGTGAGCAGGCGCCGTGCGTGCAGGTCTGTCCGACGGGGGCCAGCTACAAGCGGCCGGACGGGATCGTCGCCGTAGATGCCGACAGGTGCATGGGCTGCCGGTACTGCGTGGCAGCATGCCCGTACGGGGCCCGAAGCTTCGTGGAGTCCCTGCAGCCGTACTACCCGGGTTTCGAGCCGACTCCCTACGAGAAGGTCGCTCATGCCAACCACCAGGCCGGCGTGGTGGAGAAGTGCAACTTCTGCATGGATCGGATCGAACGAGGGGAGGAGCCAGCCTGCGTGCAGACCTGTCCGGCGAAGGCCCGCACCTTCGGGGACCTGGATGACCCCAACAGCGAGGTTTCGAAGCTGATCGCCCGCCGGCATGGCTACCAGTTGCTGGCGGAGCTGGGCACTAACCCGTCGGTCTACTACCTGCCGGCGTGA